The following proteins come from a genomic window of Oncorhynchus masou masou isolate Uvic2021 chromosome 25, UVic_Omas_1.1, whole genome shotgun sequence:
- the ppil3 gene encoding peptidyl-prolyl cis-trans isomerase-like 3, translated as MAVTLHTDLGDLKIELFCERAPKSCENFLALCAGGFYNGCIFHRNIKGFMVQTGDPTGTGKGGTSIWGRKFEDELSEHLKHNVRGVVSMANNGPNTNASQFFFTYAKQPHLDMKYTVFGKIIDGLETLDELEKLPVNEKSFRPLTESRIKDVTLHANPFAG; from the exons GCAGTGACACTGCACACAGACCTTGGGGATTTAAAAATCGAGCTGTTCTGTGAACGTGCCCCGAAATCATGTGAG AATTTCTTAGCCCTGTGTGCAGGTGGGTTCTACAATGGCTGCATATTCCACAGGAACATCAAAGGATTCATGGTTCAGACCGGCGACCCCACAG GCACTGGAAAAGGAGGGACGAGTATTTGGGGACGGAAATTTGAAGATGAGCTGAGTGAACACCTAAAA CATAATGTGCGTGGCGTAGTTTCTATGGCGAACAACGGCCCCAACACTAATGCCTCCCAGTTCTTCTTCACCTATGCCAAGCAGCCCCATCTGGACATGAAGTACACCGTGTTTGGAAA AATAATAGATGGCTTGGAAACACTGGATGAACTGGAGAAGCTCCCTGTCAATGAAAAGTCATTTCGGCCGCTGACTGAGTCTCGTATAAAGGACGTGACTCTTCATGCCAACCCATTTGCAGGATAG